AAAAGAAGCCGTCGCCGTTCGCCGCCCGGCAGATGGTAGTCCCACGCGCCCTTCGGCCGCAGCCCGACATGCTCGCCGGCGCGGACGGTCGCCGGCGCGAGCGCCCGGGGAGTCCGCATGGCGATCACGACGCCTCCCGGGGCAACGAGCCGCGCCGCGAGCGGGAGAAAGGCGTCGACGCGGACGGCACGGGCGATGACGACGGCGGCCCGGCCGATCACCTCCGCGTCGGCCACGGCCTCCGCGCGTGCCTCGAGCACCCGAGCGTGCGCCAGGGGGATGGTCCGGATCGCCTCCCGGAGGAAGCTGGCCCGCCGCCGCCGGGCCTCGACCAGCCGCAGCTCGAGATCGGGCCGAGCACACGCGAGGACGAGACCGGGAAAGCCGGCCCCGCTTCCCACATCGACGACCAGCCCGGCAGCGGGCAGGTGTCGCACCGGCGCGAGGCAGTCGACGACGTGCTTGCGAAGGAGCACTTCGGGATCGCGCTCGCCCGTCAGGTGTACCCGGCGGTTCCAGAGAGCCACGAGCTCGAGGAACCGCGCCAGACGGCCGATTGCCTCGAGCCGAAGTTCGACGCCAAACCTCGCCGCGCTCTCGGTGAGGAGCCTCGTCTCCGCGGAGGTCACCCGCGGCGCCTCAGAGTTCGTGGATGAATCTCCGGGCCGATCGCTGACTCTCACCCCTCCGGCCGGTGGCCGCTGCCCGACGAGGGGATGAGCAGGACCTTGCGGTAGTGGCCGCTCCCCTGGCTTCGTGTGGCGACCCCCGGGTCGCCCTGGAGCGTGAGATGCACGATGCGTCGATCGCGAGGGCTCATCGGATTGAGGGTGACCACCCGGCCGGACAGCTTCGCCTTCTCTGCCAGCCGTCTCGCCAGCTGCTCCAGTGCCTCCCGCCGCCGCTCCCGGTAGCGTTCGACGTCGACGATGATCCGGTTTCCCTGGCCCTCGCCGTCGCGGCCGACCGCGCGGTTGACGAGGTATTCGAGCGCGTCGAGCGTCTGGCCACGCCGGCCGATGATGAGGCCGGTTTCCTCGCCGCTCACCGCGAGGAGAACCGATCCCGGCTCGGTGGCCTCATGGATGGCGACGGTGCACGAGACACCGAGGTGGCCGAGGATCTCCTCGACGAGTGCCCGAGCTCGCGTCGCGCCGCTCGGCGTCGATACCGGTGCCTCGTCGGTCGCGGCGGGGAATGCTTCCCGAGAAACATCGTCCTGGAGGGCGCCGACGCGCGGCCGCAGCGTTGCCCGGACGCGCGCTCTGCGGCCACCGAAGCCCCACAGGCCGCGGGCGGCATCCGCCAATATCTCGATCTCGACCCGGTCCCGCTCCACCTGAAGGGTTCCGAGGGCCTTCGCGATGGCCTCGTCGATGCTCTCGCCTTCGCACTCGACCGATCTCATGCGACTCCGCTCCTCAGGTTGCCGACCGCAGGTTCCAGTACTGCTGCCCGATGGTGAGGAGGTTGTTCACCAGCCAGTACAGCACCAGCCCGGCCGGGAAGTTGATGAACATGAACGTGAACACGAGGGGCATGAACATCATCATGCGTTGCTGCGCAGGGTCGCCCTGCTGCGGCGTCAGCCATTGCTGGACGAACATGCTGGCGCCCATCACGAGCGTCAAAACGGGTACCCCTCCGCCGATCAGCGGCCAGCCGGCCGGGACGCCCGGAACCATCAGGCGGTCAGGGGAAGAGAGATCGTTGATCCAGAGGGCGAACGGCGCGTGGCGCAGCTCGATCGCGTGCGACAATGCGTTGTACAGGCCGACGAAGATCGGCAGCTGGAGGACCATCGGAAGACAGCCCGACAGCGGGTTCACGCGATGCCGACGGTAGAGCTCCATCATCTCCTTCTGGAGGGCCACCTGGTCGTCCTTGTAGCGCTCCCGGAGCTTGACCATCTGCGGCTGTATCTTCTGCATCTCCCGCATGTTGCGAAAGGTGCTCTGGGTGAGCGGCGTGGTCGCGAGTTTCACCAGAGCCGTTAGCACGATGATCGCAACGCCGTAGTTTCCGGTGATCGTGTGGAGCACCCGAAGCGCCTGGAGCAAGGGGATGGCGATGAACCAGAACCAGCCGAAGTCGAGGGCACGGTCGAGGTCGCGCCCGGCCCGCGCCAGGACGTCCCGCTCTTTCGGCCCGGCGAAGATGGCAAAGGCGGCCCGACCACCCTCGACCGGCACGTCGAGGCGCACGACGGGAA
This Deltaproteobacteria bacterium DNA region includes the following protein-coding sequences:
- the rsmG gene encoding 16S rRNA (guanine(527)-N(7))-methyltransferase RsmG, with amino-acid sequence MRVSDRPGDSSTNSEAPRVTSAETRLLTESAARFGVELRLEAIGRLARFLELVALWNRRVHLTGERDPEVLLRKHVVDCLAPVRHLPAAGLVVDVGSGAGFPGLVLACARPDLELRLVEARRRRASFLREAIRTIPLAHARVLEARAEAVADAEVIGRAAVVIARAVRVDAFLPLAARLVAPGGVVIAMRTPRALAPATVRAGEHVGLRPKGAWDYHLPGGERRRLLFFVAMC
- a CDS encoding KH domain-containing protein, with the protein product MRSVECEGESIDEAIAKALGTLQVERDRVEIEILADAARGLWGFGGRRARVRATLRPRVGALQDDVSREAFPAATDEAPVSTPSGATRARALVEEILGHLGVSCTVAIHEATEPGSVLLAVSGEETGLIIGRRGQTLDALEYLVNRAVGRDGEGQGNRIIVDVERYRERRREALEQLARRLAEKAKLSGRVVTLNPMSPRDRRIVHLTLQGDPGVATRSQGSGHYRKVLLIPSSGSGHRPEG